A window of the Cannabis sativa cultivar Pink pepper isolate KNU-18-1 chromosome X, ASM2916894v1, whole genome shotgun sequence genome harbors these coding sequences:
- the LOC115702723 gene encoding pentatricopeptide repeat-containing protein At2g17140 yields MDQATTFAKALLNNTNNPKLAWLLFKRTLSSPISTSSHLTLPSVPILARILVGAKMDQEIDSLHHLLLRTEPPETAHASVVSLLRILAKLGVPDKAVSQFKSLRLRFPDKLPSAYLYNLLLESSVRARNVDFVLWLYKDMVVSGVDPQTYTFNLLISALCDFGHVDDAREMFDKMRDKGCCPNEFSVGLLVRGYCRAGLSDQALEILDRTNDILPNRVVYNTLISSFCKEGRTEEAEKLVERMRASNMFPDVVTFNSRISALCDSGKILEASRIFRDMQIDEVLGLPKPNIITYNLMLEGFCKGGMLEEAKSLFESIKRKSDVMHLESYNIWLSALMRRGKLLEARLLLKEMVDQGIELSVCTYNIMIDGLCKGGMISDAKMVMGLMISSGISPDAVTYTTLLHGYCRRGKVFEANRVLQDMMMNNCAPNTHTCNILLHSLWKEGRTSEAEKLLQKMNERGYGIDTVTCNIVINGLCNNGKLDKAIEIVSGMWTHGRAALGHLGNSFIGLVDDSNNGKNCRPDLITYSIIISGLCKAGKLDEAKKKFAEMMGKKLHPDSMIYDTFIHSFCKEGKITSAFRVLKDMEKKGCSKSLQTYNSLILGLGGKNQIFEIYGLLDDMKEKGVSPDVCTYNNMISCLCEVGRIKDATSLLDEMLQTGISPNIPSFKILIKAFCKACEFEDVQEVFEIALSICGHKEALYSVMFNEFFLGGEVLKAKEIFEAALDRNLYVGNFLYKDLIDKLCKDEKLEEASGLIYYMIQKGYGFDPASFMPVIDGLGKKGNKHEADLLAERMMEMASEGSVKDKIYRRGRIAKKSRKSGGSDWQAIVHRNDGSGVALKTLKRVEKGWGRESILSSQPQQNEFHGY; encoded by the exons ATGGACCAAGCAACCACCTTCGCTAAAGCTCTACTCAACAATACCAACAATCCCAAATTGGCATGGCTTCTCTTCAAACGTACACTTTCCTCCCCCATTTCTACTTCTTCCCATCTCACTCTTCCCTCAGTACCCATCCTCGCTCGTATCCTTGTTGGCGCCAAAATGGACCAAGAAATCGACTctcttcatcatcttcttcttcgaaCGGAGCCCCCTGAAACTGCTCATGCTTCTGTTGTTTCCTTGTTGAGAATTTTGGCCAAGTTGGGTGTCCCTGACAAGGCTGTTTCTCAGTTCAAATCACTTCGATTGCGGTTTCCAGATAAGCTTCCCTCTGCTTATTTGTATAATTTGCTTCTCGAATCTTCTGTTCGTGCTAGAAATGTGGATTTTGTGTTATGGTTGTATAAGGACATGGTTGTTTCTGGGGTCGACCCGCAAACTTATACTTTTAATCTTTTGATCAGTGCCTTGTGTGACTTTGGTCATGTGGATGATGCACGGGAGATGTTTGACAAAATGCGTGACAAGGGTTGTTGTCCGAATGAGTTTAGTGTTGGACTTTTGGTTCGTGGGTATTGTAGAGCTGGGCTTAGTGACCAAGCCTTGGAGATTCTGGATAGGACAAATGATATTTTACCTAATAGGGTTGTGTATAATACTTTAATATCTAGTTTCTGTAAAGAAGGTAGGACTGAAGAAGCTGAGAAATTAGTAGAGAGGATGAGAGCTAGCAATATGTTTCCGGATGTTGTTACTTTTAATTCTAGGATTTCGGCTCTTTGTGACTCTGGCAAAATTCTTGAAGCTTCTAGGATATTTAGAGATATGCAAATAGATGAAGTGTTGGGTCTGCCCAAGCCAAATATcataacatataatttaatgttAGAAGGATTTTGCAAAGGGGGAATGTTAGAAGAAGCGAAGTCCTTGTTTGAATCTATAAAGAGGAAAAGTGATGTTATGCATTTGGAAAGCTACAACATATGGTTGTCGGCTCTGATGAGGAGGGGGAAGTTGTTGGAAGCAAGATTGCTTCTTAAAGAAATGGTAGACCAAGGAATAGAGTTGAGTGTATGTACATATAACATCATGATTGATGGCTTATGCAAGGGTGGAATGATCTCTGATGCAAAAATGGTGATGGGATTAATGATAAGCAGCGGTATCTCCCCAGATGCAGTAACCTATACTACTTTACTCCATGGGTACTGTAGGAGAGGGAAAGTTTTTGAAGCCAACAGAGTTCTGCAAGATATGATGATGAATAATTGTGCTCCGAATACTCATACTTGCAACATTTTGCTGCACAGCCTGTGGAAGGAGGGGAGAACGTCAGAGGCGGAGAAATTGCTGCAAAAGATGAACGAGAGAGGTTATGGTATAGATACGGTGACCTGCAATATTGTGATAAATGGTCTCTGTAATAATGGGAAATTGGACAAAGCAATTGAAATTGTGAGTGGGATGTGGACTCATGGGAGGGCAGCTCTAGGCCACTTAGGGAATTCTTTTATTGGCCTGGTCGATGATAGTAATAATGGTAAAAACTGCAGGCCTGATTTAATTACGTATTCAATCATAATAAGTGGATTGTGCAAGGCTGGGAAGCTTGATGAAGCCAAAAAAAAGTTTGCGGAGATGATGGGGAAAAAGTTGCATCCTGATTCAATGATATATGATACATTCATACATAGTTTCTGCAAAGAAGGAAAGATAACATCGGCATTTCGAGTTTTGAAAGACATGGAAAAGAAAGGTTGCAGCAAGAGCCTGCAAACTTACAACTCGTTGATCCTTGGTCTAGGGGGtaaaaatcaaatatttgaaATATACGGGCTGCTAGATGATATGAAAGAAAAAGGAGTTTCTCCTGATGTTTGTACTTATAATAATATGATTAGTTGTCTCTGTGAAGTGGGAAGAATCAAAGATGCCACTTCTCTTTTAGATGAAATGCTGCAAACGGGTATATCTCCTAACATTCCTTCTTTTAAAATACTAATCAAAGCTTTTTGCAAGGCATGTGAGTTTGAGGATGTACAGGAGGTATTTGAGATAGCGTTGAGCATATGCGGCCATAAGGAAGCCTTGTATAGTGTGATGTTCAATGAATTTTTTCTTGGAGGGGAAGTATTAAAAGCTAAAGAAATTTTTGAAGCTGCATTGGATAGAAATCTATATGTGGGGAATTTCCTTTATAAAGATCTTATTGATAAACTTTGCAAAGATGAAAAGTTAGAGGAAGCAAGTGGCTTAATTTACTACATGATTCAAAAGGGATATGGGTTTGATCCTGCATCATTCATGCCTGTGATTGATGGGTTGGGTAAGAAAGGAAACAAACACGAGGCTGATCTGCTTGCTGAGAGAATGATGGAAATGGCCTCAGAAGGTAGTGTAAAAGATAAAATTTACAGACGAGGAAGGATTGCTAAAAAGTCACGCAAGAGTGGTGGAAGTGATTGGCAGGCCATAGTGCACAG AAATGATGGCAGTGGTGTTGCACTGAAAACTCTTAAAAGGGTAGAGAAAGGCTGGGGTCGTGAAAGTATATTAAGTTCGCAGCCACAACAAAATGAGTTTCATGGTTACTAG
- the LOC115702750 gene encoding protein NLP2 — translation MPNFSPPNVCDELYQVVLNEIVEVLVSVCEIHRIPLAQTWASCHQQGHSGENYARCVSSASLVSDLELLGFHQACSQQHHLFRNQGIVGAAFTGNKPCFATDITALDQKEYLLSHHARMFGLRAALAIPLRSVYTGVSSFGFVLELFLPKDCQDQEEQKQMTNSLSFLIQQACECKSLRVVVEKELKEDQVMLQTRDQTTVSTPEEGLKLWSANTTTYPVGDQSSGKKSSCFDHVVVEAQQHGREVSASLDSLTEEPGKEFRVTPHGFNLNHGDLPKGKVSIDFGQLQQCSVSKESSNESADSYYFRGHSSSGARKAQEKRTRSTENISLSVLRQYFAGSLKDAAKCIGVCPTTLKRICRQHGITRWPSRKIKKVGHSLMKLQLMINSVEGADRAIQIGSFYSSIPQLNSPMIPENNDDSSSSINPCEHRNHQQLNSQSNSQLESGIYKYNHGLAMKPLSSMSSEVSALQLHSTTTFDGFNGDSLITEDSSLVLNRSCSGHGELLASSRTENQILHQTLPLLPEKNVGITSRDKFAFRVKANYGDKKIRFSLIPNCSYKELQLEIMRRFSLDDITMIDIKYLDDDRDWILLTCNADLQECFEIHSQSQNWKMRLCLQQASSNQKIEPSPFESSSSSSHVSSTNYKSV, via the exons ATGCCCAACTTCAGTCCTCCCAAT GTATGTGATGAGCTATATCAAGTAGTGTTGAATGAGATAGTAGAGGTTTTGGTATCAGTTTGCGAAATTCATAGAATACCGTTAGCTCAAACATGGGCTTCGTGCCACCAACAAGGCCACTCAGGCGAGAACTATGCTCGTTGCGTCTCTTCAGCCAGCTTAGTCTCAGATCTCGAACTCCTTGGCTTCCACCAGGCTTGTTCTCAGCAGCATCACTTGTTTCGCAATCAAGGCATAGTTGGTGCAGCCTTTACCGGCAACAAGCCTTGTTTTGCCACTGACATAACTGCCTTGGACCAAAAAGAATACCTTCTTTCTCACCATGCCAGGATGTTTGGCCTACGTGCAGCCTTGGCCATCCCTCTAAGAAGCGTCTACACTGGGGTCTCCTCCTTCGGTTTCGTATTGGAGCTTTTCTTGCCTAAGGATTGCCAAGACCAGGAAGAGCAAAAGCAAATGACCAACTCTTTATCATTTCTTATACAGCAAGCTTGTGAGTGTAAGAGTTTACGTGTTGTTGTAGAGAAAGAGCTTAAAGAAGATCAAGTGATGTTACAGACTCGGGATCAAACAACGGTTTCTACTCCAGAAGAGGGTCTGAAACTATGGAGTGCTAATACTACTACTTACCCTGTTGGAGATCAATCCTCAGGGAAAAAGTCTTCTTGTTTTGATCATGTTGTGGTGGAGGCACAGCAGCATGGGAGAGAGGTCTCAGCCTCACTAGATTCTCTGACAGAAGAGCCCGGAAAAGAGTTCAGGGTGACACCTCATGGATTCAACTTGAATCATGGAGATTTGCCCAAAGGGAAAGTGTCTATAGATTTTGGGCAACTTCAGCAGTGTTCTGTGTCTAAAGAGTCCAGTAATGAAAGTGCAGATTCTTACTATTTTCGTGGGCATAGCTCTTCTGGGGCCAGAAAAGCACAGGAGAAGAGGACTAGAAGTACAGAGAATATAAGCTTGTCTGTTCTTAGGCAGTACTTTGCTGGGAGCCTTAAAGACGCTGCTAAGTGTATAGGAG TTTGCCCCACCACTCTGAAAAGGATATGCAGGCAACATGGAATAACTAGATGGCCATCTCGAAAGATCAAAAAGGTTGGCCACTCATTGATGAAACTTCAACTCATGATCAATTCTGTTGAAGGTGCTGACAGAGCTATTCAAATTGGATCCTTTTACTCAAGCATCCCACAGCTTAACTCTCCAATGATTCCAGAAAACAATGATGATTCTTCTTCATCAATCAATCCATGTGAACACCGAAACCATCAGCAATTAAATAGCCAATCAAACTCTCAACTCGAGAGtggcatatataaatataatcatggGTTAGCCATGAAACCTCTATCATCCATGTCCAGTGAAGTATCTGCACTTCAGCTACACTCCACCACCACTTTTGATGGGTTTAATGGAGACTCTTTGATAACAGAGGACTCTTCTCTGGTTCTCAACAGATCTTGTAGTGGTCATGGAGAATTACTTGCCTCCAGCCGAACCGAGAATCAGATTTTGCATCAAACTTTGCCTCTGCTGCCTGAAAAAAATGTGGGGATCACCTCAAGAGATAAGTTTGCATTTAGAGTTAAAGCAAATTATGGTGACAAGAAGATCCGGTTCAGTTTGATACCCAACTGTTCTTACAAAGAGCTGCAGCTCGAGATTATGAGGAGATTTAGTCTTGATGACATTACTATGATTGATATCAAGTACTTGGATGATGACAGAGACTGGATTTTGTTGACCTGCAATGCTGATCTCCAAGAGTGCTTTGAAATTCACAGTCAATCTCAAAACTGGAAAATGAGATTGTGCCTTCAACAAGCTTCGTCTAATCAGAAAATTGAACCAAGTCCTTTTgaaagcagcagcagcagcagccaTGTTAGCAGTACCAACTACAAGTCTGTCTAG